A genomic segment from Glycine soja cultivar W05 chromosome 20, ASM419377v2, whole genome shotgun sequence encodes:
- the LOC114403027 gene encoding cytokinin hydroxylase-like, translating to MEFLGLAGVLVAFLAALCLFLLLILTFSWWVFPNQTLKKLKKCGLGGPTPSFPLGNIKEMKRKNNIQSSSVVQSSNLTHDIHSYVFPYFSSWQKSHGKVFVYWLGTEPFLYVAEPEFLKKMSTVVMAKSWGKPSVFRTDRDPMFGSGLVMVEGNDWVRHRHIVAPAFNPINLKAMANMMVESTNQMIERWATQINTGNPELDVEKEIIATAGEIIARTSFGMKDDNARDAIAKLRALQMTLFKSNRYVGVPFGKYFNVKKTLEAKKLGKEIDELLLSIIESRKNSPKKNSQRDLLGLLLQGNHQVDGRSGKTLTSREVVDECKTFFFGGHETTALAITWTLLLLAMHEDWQNQLRDEIREVVGNTLELDISMLAGLKKMKWVMNEVLRLYPPAPNVQRQAREDIKVDDITVPNGTNLWIDVVAMHHDPEVWGKDANEFKPERFMDDVNGGCNHKMGYLPFGFGGRMCVGRNLTFMEYKIVLTLLLSRFTFKLSPGYNHSPSIMLSLRPSHGLPLIVQPL from the exons atGGAGTTTCTAGGGCTAGCTGGGGTTCTTGTTGCCTTCTTGGCAGCACTTTGCCTCTTCTTGCTCTTGATATTAACATTTTCTTGGTGGGTTTTCCCTAACCAAACACTTAAGAAGCTTAAGAAATGTGGGTTGGGAGGGCCAACCCCAAGTTTTCCCCTTGGAAACAttaaagagatgaaaagaaagaataacATTCAATCTTCATCAGTTGTACAATCCTCAAATCTAACACATGATATACACTCTTACGTTTTTCCCTACTTCTCTAGCTGGCAGAAATCACATG GTAAGGTTTTCGTGTACTGGTTGGGGACGGAGCCATTTCTGTACGTTGCAGAGCCAGAGTTCTTGAAGAAAATGTCAACAGTGGTGATGGCCAAGAGTTGGGGAAAACCAAGTGTGtttagaactgacagagaccctaTGTTTGGGAGTGGTTTGGTTATGGTTGAGGGCAACGATTGGGTTCGTCACAGGCACATTGTTGCTCCCGCATTCAATCCCATTAATTTGAAG GCCATGGCAAACATGATGGTTGAATCTACGAATCAAATGATTGAAAGATGGGCTACCCAAATAAACACCGGCAACCCCGAATTGGATGTGGAGAAGGAGATTATAGCAACAGCTGGAGAGATCATAGCAAGAACAAGCTTTGGCATGAAAGACGACAATGCTAGAGATGCCATTGCTAAATTACGAGCCTTGCAAATGACTCTCTTTAAGAGTAATCGGTATGTGGGTGTTCCCTTTGGCAAGTATTTCAATGTCAAGAAAACCTTGGAGGCCAAGAAACTTGGGAAAGAAATCGATGAGCTCTTGTTGTCCATCATTGAATCTCGGAAGAATTCACCGAAGAAAAATTCTCAACGAGATTTGTTAGGTTTGTTGCTTCAAGGAAACCATCAGGTTGATGGCCGGTCAGGAAAGACATTAACATCTCGAGAAGTGGTTGATGAATGCAAGACCTTCTTCTTCGGAGGCCATGAAACCACAGCACTTGCCATCACATGGACCTTGTTGCTTCTAGCCATGCATGAAGATTGGCAAAACCAGTTGAGAGATGAGATAAGAGAAGTGGTGGGGAACACCCTAGAACTTGATATTTCTATGCTTGCTGGTTTGAAAAAG ATGAAATGGGTCATGAATGAAGTTCTAAGGCTATACCCACCAGCACCAAATGTGCAAAGGCAAGCAAGAGAAGACATTAAAGTTGATGATATAACAGTGCCTAATGGAACCAACTTGTGGATCGATGTGGTAGCTATGCACCATGACCCAGAAGTATGGGGAAAGGATGCAAATGAGTTCAAACCAGAAAGGTTCATGGATGATGTGAATGGTGGGTGTAACCACAAGATGGGGTACTTGCCTTTTGGGTTTGGAGGGAGAATGTGTGTAGGTAGGAATTTGACCTTTATGGAGTACAAAATTGTGTTAACCCTACTTCTCTCTAGATTTACTTTTAAGCTTTCACCAGGTTACAACCATTCACCTTCGATTATGCTCTCCCTAAGGCCAAGTCATGGACTTCCACTCATAGTTCAGCCCCTTTAG
- the LOC114402453 gene encoding tripeptidyl-peptidase 2-like isoform X3: protein MPKTEIGADRFLHSHPHYDGRGALIAIFDSGVDPAAAGLQVSSDGKPKIIDILGCTESGNIDTSKVVKANADGCTSGASGASLVINTSWKNPSGLLRRLSCAPAMRLNFRG, encoded by the exons ATGCCCAAGACGGAGATTGGCGCCGACcgattcctccattctcacccacACTACGATGGTCGCGGTGCTCTCATCGCTATCTTCG ATTCTGGGGTAGACCCGGCTGCTGCTGGATTACAGGTTAGCTCAGATGGGAAAccaaaaattattgatattcttGGTTG CACCGAGAGTGGAAATATTGATACCTCAAAGGTGGTGAAGGCCAATGCTGATGGTTGTACTTCTGGGGCTTCAG GGGCATCTTTGGTTATCAATACTTCATGGAAAAATCCATCAG GGTTGCTTAGGAGATTATCATGTGCTCCTGCTATGCGGCTGAACTTCAGAGGCTAG
- the LOC114402453 gene encoding tripeptidyl-peptidase 2-like isoform X1 produces the protein MPKTEIGADRFLHSHPHYDGRGALIAIFDSGVDPAAAGLQVSSDGKPKIIDILGCTESGNIDTSKVVKANADGCTSGASGASLVINTSWKNPSERKKKWDEKNQEEIAKAVKQLTDFDQEHIKVFVKTSRIGLIF, from the exons ATGCCCAAGACGGAGATTGGCGCCGACcgattcctccattctcacccacACTACGATGGTCGCGGTGCTCTCATCGCTATCTTCG ATTCTGGGGTAGACCCGGCTGCTGCTGGATTACAGGTTAGCTCAGATGGGAAAccaaaaattattgatattcttGGTTG CACCGAGAGTGGAAATATTGATACCTCAAAGGTGGTGAAGGCCAATGCTGATGGTTGTACTTCTGGGGCTTCAG GGGCATCTTTGGTTATCAATACTTCATGGAAAAATCCATCAG aaagaaagaagaagtggGATGAGAAAAACCAGGAGGAAATTGCAAAGGCTGTAAAACAGCTTACAGATTTTGATCAG gAACACATCAAGGTGTTTGTGAAGACCTCCAGAATAGGCTTGATCTTCTGA
- the LOC114402453 gene encoding tripeptidyl-peptidase 2-like isoform X2 — MPKTEIGADRFLHSHPHYDGRGALIAIFDSGVDPAAAGLQVSSDGKPKIIDILGCTESGNIDTSKVVKANADGCTSGASGASLVINTSWKNPSGDWHVGYKLVCELFTENLTSRLMKERRSGMRKTRRKLQRL; from the exons ATGCCCAAGACGGAGATTGGCGCCGACcgattcctccattctcacccacACTACGATGGTCGCGGTGCTCTCATCGCTATCTTCG ATTCTGGGGTAGACCCGGCTGCTGCTGGATTACAGGTTAGCTCAGATGGGAAAccaaaaattattgatattcttGGTTG CACCGAGAGTGGAAATATTGATACCTCAAAGGTGGTGAAGGCCAATGCTGATGGTTGTACTTCTGGGGCTTCAG GGGCATCTTTGGTTATCAATACTTCATGGAAAAATCCATCAGGTGACTGGCATGTGGGTTATAAATTGGTTTGTGAGCTCTTTACAGAAAATTTGACTTCTCGTTTGATG aaagaaagaagaagtggGATGAGAAAAACCAGGAGGAAATTGCAAAGGCTGTAA
- the LOC114402453 gene encoding tripeptidyl-peptidase 2-like isoform X4, with translation MPKTEIGADRFLHSHPHYDGRGALIAIFDSGVDPAAAGLQVSSDGKPKIIDILGCTESGNIDTSKVVKANADGCTSGASGASLVINTSWKNPSERRSGMRKTRRKLQRL, from the exons ATGCCCAAGACGGAGATTGGCGCCGACcgattcctccattctcacccacACTACGATGGTCGCGGTGCTCTCATCGCTATCTTCG ATTCTGGGGTAGACCCGGCTGCTGCTGGATTACAGGTTAGCTCAGATGGGAAAccaaaaattattgatattcttGGTTG CACCGAGAGTGGAAATATTGATACCTCAAAGGTGGTGAAGGCCAATGCTGATGGTTGTACTTCTGGGGCTTCAG GGGCATCTTTGGTTATCAATACTTCATGGAAAAATCCATCAG aaagaagaagtggGATGAGAAAAACCAGGAGGAAATTGCAAAGGCTGTAA